In Elaeis guineensis isolate ETL-2024a chromosome 1, EG11, whole genome shotgun sequence, a genomic segment contains:
- the LOC105033514 gene encoding aspartyl protease family protein At5g10770 gives MASAVPNLPSSMFSLMHHHRLLLLLSLLLIAASVGSVHGLEEKIVTLHQLQWGDKSSSRISSPQRSRKEKGAIVLEIRHHSHYSGPIKNYNDYLKKLLVSDEARVSSLQSQISNAVPSNVYKDSLQAQIPLTSGAKLQTLNYIVTIGLGSKNMTVIVDTGSDLTWVQCKPCFDCYNQEDPLFDPSTSSSYQAIPCKSTTCDSLRAATGSTGVCGSNRSGCNYALSYGDGSYTRGVLSRERIDLGGTTMDSFIFGCGQSNRGLFGGTSGLMGLGRTQLSLISQTHDQFGGIFSYCLPTRLYNSSGSLVLGGDPSVYRNSTPISYTRMILDPQQAPFYFLNLTGVQVGGVALQASGFSNGKILIDSGTVITRLVPSVYNALKSEFVRQFSGYPSAPGFSILDTCFNLSSYEEVRVPTLRLEFEGGVELNVDVSGIFYFVKKDASQVCLAIASLTYEDQVGIIGNYQQKNHRVVYDTVGSELGFGEEICSYS, from the exons ATGGCGAGTGCAGTCCCAAATCTTCCTTCTTCCATGTTCTCTCTCATGCATCATCATCGTCTTCtgcttcttctttcccttcttctcaTCGCCGCTTCTGTTGGTAGCGTTCATGGCCTTGAGGAGAAGATAGTAACTCTGCATCAGCTGCAATGGGGAGACAAGAGCTCTTCTCGAATTAGTTCCCCACAGAGATCAA GAAAAGAGAAGGGTGCAATAGTGCTAGAAATAAGGCACCATTCTCACTACTCGGGGCCTATCAAGAACTACAATGATTACCTCAAGAAGCTCCTAGTTTCAGATGAAGCTCGGGTCTCATCTCTGCAGTCACAAATCAGTAATGCCGTCCCCAGCAATGTTTACAAAGACTCACTGCAAGCCCAAATCCCTTTGACCTCTGGAGCCAAGCTCCAGACTTTAAACTACATTGTGACCATTGGGCTGGGGAGCAAGAACATGACAGTGATCGTCGATACCGGTAGCGATCTCACCTGGGTCCAATGCAAGCCTTGCTTCGACTGCTACAATCAAGAAGACCCTCTCTTCGACCCTTCGACTTCCTCTTCCTACCAAGCTATCCCCTGCAAGTCAACAACCTGTGACTCCTTGCGAGCAGCCACTGGTAGCACAGGCGTTTGTGGTTCCAATCGGTCAGGCTGCAACTATGCACTTAGTTATGGAGATGGTTCCTACACTCGTGGTGTTCTAAGCCGGGAAAGGATCGATCTCGGTGGCACTACCATGGACAGCTTTATATTTGGCTGTGGCCAAAGCAACCGGGGGCTCTTCGGTGGAACTTCAGGCCTAATGGGGCTGGGAAGGACTCAACTTTCTTTGATATCTCAAACTCATGATCAATTTGGAGGAATCTTCTCATATTGCTTGCCTACAAGGTTATACAATTCATCAGGTTCCCTAGTACTTGGTGGCGATCCTTCGGTTTATAGGAATTCCACTCCAATTTCATACACTAGAATGATCTTAGATCCTCAGCAGGCACCATTTTATTTCCTCAATCTCACTGGAGTGCAAGTTGGAGGGGTGGCTCTTCAGGCTTCTGGGTTTTCTAATGGCAAAATTCTTATAGATTCAGGAACGGTGATCACACGGCTCGTGCCTTCAGTGTACAATGCTTTAAAGAGTGAATTTGTGAGACAGTTCTCAGGCTACCCTTCGGCACCAGGCTTTTCGATACTGGACACCTGCTTCAATTTGTCTAGCTATGAGGAGGTGAGGGTACCAACATTGAGATTGGAATTTGAGGGTGGTGTGGAGTTGAATGTGGATGTCAGTGGGATCTTTTACTTTGTTAAGAAAGATGCTTCTCAGGTGTGCCTGGCAATTGCGAGCCTTACGTATGAAGATCAAGTTGGAATCATTGGAAACTATCAGCAGAAGAATCACAGGGTTGTCTATGATACTGTGGGTTCTGAACTGGGATTTGGAGAGGAGATTTGTAGTTATAGTTGA